A DNA window from Hevea brasiliensis isolate MT/VB/25A 57/8 chromosome 2, ASM3005281v1, whole genome shotgun sequence contains the following coding sequences:
- the LOC110657464 gene encoding phenylalanine--tRNA ligase beta subunit, cytoplasmic — protein sequence MPTVNVVRDRLFAALGRTYTQEEFEDLCFSFGIELDDVTTDEAISRKERHEEEKANENEEIIYKIEVPANRYDLLCLEGLAQALRIFNKQDKTPTYTVANISKESMHKMQVKPETSSIRPYIVCAVLRDITFDEASYNSFIDLQDKLHQNICRRRTLVAIGTHDLDTLQGPFTYEALPPQDINFIPLKQVKKYRADELMEFYREHDLKLKKFLHIIENSPVFPVLYDSNRTVLSLPPIINGAHSAITLKTKNVFIECTATDLTKAKIVLNTMVTTFSAYCKRKFEVEPVEVIYSDGKAYVYPDLSSYNMEVPLSYITGSIGVSFKAEEVTSLLNRMQLQAEQSVSGADQCNINVSIPPSRSDVLHPCDVMEDVAIAYGYNNIPKRKLPSLKPLALNQLEDLIRVEVAMNGFTEVLTWILCSYRENFSMLNKKDDGSTAVIVGNPRSSDFEAVRTSLMPGALKIVGHNKDHPKPIKIFEVGDVVHLDESKDVGAANRRLLAALYCGTNSGFELIHSLVDRVMEVMGTPFVPVGDNTGYYIQCSDAPEFLQGRQASIIYKGKCIGIFGIVHPEVLNNFDVPDPCSFLELDIESFL from the exons ATGCCTACTGTGAATGTGGTGAGAGATCGTCTTTTCGCGGCTCTAGGAAGAACTTACA CTCAGGAGGAGTTCGAGGATCTTTGCTTCAGTTTTGGTATTGAGCTTGATGATGTG ACAACCGATGAAGCCATTAGTAGAAAAGAGAGGCATGAAGAAGAAAAAGCAAATGAGAACGaagaaattatttataaaatcgaAGTTCCTGCTAACAG ATATGATTTGCTTTGCCTTGAGGGGCTAGCTCAAGCCCTCCGCATCTTTAACAAGCAGGATAAGACACCAACTTATACTGTTGCCAACATTAGCAAGGAATCAATGCATAAGATGCAAGTAAAGCCAGAG ACATCATCCATTCGTCCCTACATTGTTTGTGCTGTTTTAAGAGATATTACATTTGATGAAGCAAGTTACAACAGCTTCATTGATCTCCAAGATAAGCTTCATCAAAACATTTGCAG GCGAAGAACATTAGTTGCAATTGGGACTCATGACTTGGATACATTACAAGGTCCTTTCACTTATGAG GCTTTGCCTCCTCAAGACATAAATTTTATTCCACTAAAACAG GTCAAAAAATACAGAGCTGATGAGCTGATGGAGTTTTACCGG GAGCATGATTTGAAGCTGAAGAAATTTTTGCATATAATTGAGAACTCACCAGTGTTCCCTGTCTTATATGACAGTAACAG AACTGTCTTATCTCTGCCGCCAATTATTAATGGTGCACATTCAGCTATCACTTTGAAGACAAAGAATGTTTTCATTGAATGTACAGCCACTGACCTGACAAAGGCTAAGATTGTTTTGAACACAATG GTAACAACTTTTTCAGCATATTGTAAAAGAAAATTTGAGGTGGAACCAGTTGAAGTGATATATTCTGATGGAAAGGCATATGTCTATCCTGACTTATCTTCCTATAATATGGAAGTTCCTCTATCATATATTACTGGCTCAATTGGAGTTTCTTTTAAGGCAGAAGAG GTCACAAGTCTGTTAAATCGGATGCAATTGCAAGCTGAGCAGTCTGTATCTGGTGCTGATCAATGTAATATCAATGTATCTATACCTCCAAGCAGAAGCGATGTTCTTCACCCATGTGATGTTATGGAG GATGTTGCAATTGCTTATGGGTATAATAATATTCCAAAGAGAAAGCTACCATCATTGAAGCCATTAGCATTGAATCAGCTTGAGGATCTAATTAGAGTGGAG GTTGCAATGAACGGGTTTACAGAGGTTTTGACATGGATTTTATGCTCTTATCGGGAGAATTTTTCCAtgttaaataaaaaagatgatgGATCAACTGCTGTGATTGTTGGAAATCCTCGTTCATCTGACTTCGAG GCTGTCCGAACCAGCCTTATGCCTGGTGCTTTGAAAATAGTTGGACATAATAAGGATCATCCAAAGCCAATAAAG ATTTTTGAAGTGGGTGATGTAGTACATCTGGATGAGAGTAAAGATGTTGGTGCAGCAAATCGTCGCCTACTTGCAGCTCTATATTGTGGCACTAACTCCGGATTTGAG TTGATTCATTCCTTGGTCGACAGAGTCATGGAAGTGATGGGGACTCCTTTTGTACCAGTTGGTGACAATACGGGGTATTACATTCAGTGTTCTGAT gcacctGAGTTTCTTCAGGGTAGACAAGCAAGTATCATTTACAAGGGCAAGTGCATTGGCATTTTTGGTATTGTGCACCCTGAg GTTTTGAACAACTTTGATGTTCCTGATCCATGCTCCTTCTTGGAACTGGACATTGAGTCTTTCTTATAG